One Engystomops pustulosus chromosome 11, aEngPut4.maternal, whole genome shotgun sequence DNA window includes the following coding sequences:
- the LOC140106662 gene encoding uncharacterized protein, which yields MMDGTQSDLSDQEKLRPDDERIRWRSRRDRYREKRDKTVRRPFKHYEELMFLLPTLQGGEGYIDPSESEDDEVSWDSQSSSDNEYSDVSYETADHASQSNDVQPPTTRPTNQRPPNREQQVLYTPLERVALQFLRHMSNQDVCDHFGRLVAGLCRSLSPEKRNTFMAFVMWSRHLFSGIQTLPPLDVLLSTIREAIMPFTQPDDPPNPQQQADSQTAEAAMPTSSCRSKYCSGRGCCQPI from the exons ATGATGGATGGGACTCAGAGTGACTTGTCTGACCAGGAGAAATTGCGTCCAG atgATGAGCGCATACGCTGGAGGTCACGCAGAGACCGTTACCGGGAAAAACGTGACAAGACTGTCCGGAGGCCTTTTAAGCACTATGAGGAATTAATGTTCCTTTTACCCACTTTACAAGG AGGTGAAGGCTACATCGACCCTTCAGAAAGTGAAGACGATGAAGTGTCCTGGGACAGCCAAAGTTCAAGTGACAATGAATACAGTGATGTCTCTTATGAGACAGCCGATCATGCCTCACAATCCAATGACGTACAGCCCCCAACAACGAGGCCAACAAATCAACGCCCTCCTAACAGAGAGCAGCAAGTTTTGTATACTCCACTAGAGAGGGTGGCTCTTCAGTTTTTGCGCCATATGAGTAATCAAGATGTTTGTGATCACTTTGGGCGTCTTGTAGCAGGACTGTGTCGCAGTTTGTCTCCTGAAAAGAGGAACACCTTCATGGCTTTTGTCATGTGGTCTCGTCATCTCTTTTCAGGGATCCAAACTTTACCACCGCTTGATGTTTTACTTTCAACAATTCGTGAGGCAATTATGCCTTTTACACAACCCGATGACCCGCCAAATCCACAGCAGCAGGCGGACTCTCAAACTGCTGAGGCGGCTATGCCCACATCTTCATGTAGGTCTAAATATTGCTCCGGAAGAGGTTGCTGCCAACCAATCTAA